The genomic region CTTTTAAGAAATCTACCTTCGGCCTCACCTTCGATGGCCTCTACATAAATAACCCCCTTTTCCTCGTCAATTTTTAAGTCCTTGAGGTCATCAGGTGATTGCAGTAAGCCTTCGGAACAGAGAAAGCCTACGGCCAGTTCCTCCAGATTTTGGGGTGAACAAACCAGGGTGACAAATTCTTTACCATTAAGGAACAGGGTAATGGGGACTTCCTGGACAATAGTATCCTGGGTGCGAAAGATTTTATCGCCTTTAATTTTAACTATATCTATAGTTGTTTTATTAACCTGCCGGACCAATTTCTTAACCCCCAGTTATTAAAAAGATAAATATATTGTAACCCAAACATCCTGGAATGTGAAGGTAGATCAAATGTGAGGTGTAACTATGTACAAAATTGGCATTGTAACCATGAGTGACAAGGGTTCCCGGGGCGAGCGGGAGGATGCCAGCGGGGCTACCATCAGAGAGATGGTGGCGGGACTTGGTACCGTGGAGCAGTACCGGGTGATTCCTGACGATCCGGAGATAATTAAAGCTACTTTAATAGAATATGCGGATCAGCATAAGTTAGACTTAGTCCTGACCACAGGCGGCACCGGCCTGGGCCCCCGGGACAACACCCCCGATGCCACCCTGGCCGTGGTTGACCGGCTGGTACCCGGACTGGCTGAAGCCATGCGAGCCGAGAGCCTGAAAAAAACACCCAAGGCCATGTTGTCCCGGGCGGTTAGTGGAACCAGGGGGCAAACTTTAATCATTAACTTACCGGGTAGTGTAAAGGGTGTACGGGAATGTTTAGAAGTGGTTCTGCCGGTACTGCCGCACGGATTAGAAATCCTCACTGGCCGGGGTGGCGAATGCGGCCAGCCCTGATGGAGAAGCGAGATGAAAGAGGTTAAAGGTTAGATTTTTCTTTAAGTGGCCTTTAGAGCCACTTAATTTTTTAGCAGAGAAAACAAAAATTGTAAGTTTTCTGTATAAAATAGACAGCTCTGGCAAAAATATTTATTAAGTGGTTTGGGAAAATAAAATACCCTGTAAATGTAATGTAGAAGGAGAAATTAAAAGATAAATATCCGTAAAATGGATTATTAGTTAAGAATTTGACTATCTTTACCTTGTGGATATTTGATTTTAATGTTCTTGTTCTATATTATATTTACTGGGTGTTAGCACTCAGTGCAAATGAGTGCTAACAAAACAAATCTGTTAATAAAAAACCTTAATAATTAAAAGGAGGGTTTTTTGTGATTAAACCACTAGGTGACAGGGTAGTAGTTAAGGCACTGCCCCAAGAAGAAAAAACCAAAAGCGGTATTGTACTGCCGGACACTGCTAAGGAGAAACCCCAGCAGGGTGAAGTAATCGCCGTAGGTCCCGGCCGTCTGCTGGAAAATGGTCAGCGTGCCACCATTGATTTAAAGGTTGGCGACAAAGTATTCTTCTCCAAATATGCCGGTAATGAAGTTAAGATTGATGAAGAAGAATATCTCATCCTGCGTGAAATGGATATTCTGGCTGTCATTGAATAATCCTCAAGTTGCCAAGCATTAAATCTAAAAATCTAAGGAGGTATAAACCTTGGCTGCTAAAGAAATTATTTTTAGCGAAGATGCCCGTAAAGCTCTGGAAAGAGGCGTTAACGCCCTGGCCGAAGCTGTTAAGGTAACCCTTGGCCCCAAAGGCCGTAATGTTGTAATAGATAAGAAGTTTGGGGCTCCCACCATCACCAATGATGGTGTAACCATCGCCCGGGAAATTGAGCTGCCTGATCATTTCGAGAACATGGGTGCTCAATTGGTTAAAGAAGTTGCTACCAAGACCAACGATGTGGCCGGTGACGGTACCACCACTGCTACCGTTTTAGCCCAGGCTCTGGTTCGCGAAGGCCTGAAAAACGTTGCTGCTGGCGCTAACCCCATGATTATCAAGCGCGGTATTGAAAAGGCTGTAGAAAAGGCTGTAGAAGAAATTAAATCCATGGCTAAGACCATTGAGAGCAAAGAGGCCATCGCTCAGGTAGCTACCATCTCTGCCAACGATGAATCCATCGGTAACTTAATTGCCGAAGCCATGGAAAAAGTAGGTAAAGATGGCGTTATCACCGTTGAAGAGTCTCAAGGTATCGGCACCACTCTGGAAGTTGTTGAAGGTATGAACTTCGACCGGGGTTACATATCCCCCTACATGATTACCGATACCGATAAGATGGAGGCTTCCTTAAGCGATCCCTACATCTTAATCACCGATAAGAAAATCTCTTCCGTTCAGGATATTCTGCCTGTTCTGGAGAAAGTTGTGCAAACCGGCAACAAGCCTGTACTATTGATCTGCGAGGACCTGGAAGGCGAAGCACTGGCTACCCTGGTACTGAACAAACTGCGTGGTACCCTGAATGTAGTTGCTGTTAAGGCTCCTGGCTTTGGCGATCGCCGCAAGGCTATGCTGGAAGACATCGCTATCTTAACCGGTGGTACTGTTATCACCGAAGAAGTTGGCCTCAAACTGGATAAAGCTACCCTGGATATGATGGGTACTGCCCGTCAGGTTCGGGTTAAGAAAGAAGAGACCATCATCGTTGGTGGTGCTGGCGAACAGTCTAAGATTGAAGCCCGTATTGCTCAAATTAAGAAACAAATCGAAGAAACCACCTCTGACTTTGACCGTGAGAAATTACAAGAACGTCTGGCCAAGCTGGCTGGCGGCGTAGCTGTAATTCAAGTTGGTGCAGCCACCGAAGTTGAAATGAAAGAGAAGAAACTGCGCATTGACGATGCTCTGAACGCTACCCGTGCCGCAGTTGAAGAAGGTATTGTACCTGGTGGCGGTACCGCTTATGTTGATATCATTGCCGCTCTGGATAGCATTAAGCTGGAAGGCGATGCTAAGACCGGTGTGGAAATTGTGAAGAAAGCTCTTGAAGAACCCCTGCGTCAAATCGCTAACAACGCTGGTTTAGAAGGTTCTGTAGTGGTTGAAAAGGTTAAAGCCACAGAAAAGGGCATTGGTTTCAACGCTGTTACCGAGCAATATGTTGATATGATTGCTGCCGGTATTGTTGACCCGGCTAAAGTAACCCGTTCTGCTCTGCAAAACGCTGCTTCCATCGCTGCTATGATCCTGACCACTGAAACTCTGGTTTCCGAAAAACCTGAAAAAGAAGCAGCTCCTAACCCCATGGCCGGGATGGGCGGCATGATGTAAGTAAGTGCTGATGCGCCTTATTTTACAAGGGTTTATCACACCTGATAAATTATGACCACAAAATGCCCACATTGGTTATCAAAACCGATGTGGGCATATATTTTTTCCACAAGCTTCTCATTAAATTTTGGGCAGATTTTTTAAAAACAGAAGGAAAATTATTCACAGTACAGAATATATAAATTAATAAACATTATTCGATAATCACGAATATTAAATTTTGCAAAGGTTTTTAGCTTGCAAATGCATATCAATATTTCAAATTAATCGCCGTTTCTGGCATTTTTTGGCCGTAGCGGTGATTTTTTATAAGGAACCTCAATATTACACTTAACTATTCGGTAAACTAGGAGAAACACTATGAACCTAGAGACCAATTTAGCTAATTCACGAAGTTCTTCCCATTCAAGGGCATGGTTACTTATCCTTGGAATTATTCTCTTAGCGTCGACACTTCGTGCTCCTCTTACGGCTGTAGGACCTTTAATTGGTTTTATACGCGATGACACAGGTATATCCAATACATTTGCCGGCCTGCTTACAACGTTTCCGTTGCTCGCTTTCGCTTTTTTCTCCCCACTTGCACCTAAACTTGCCCGTCGATTTGGGACGGAGTATACATTGTTTGCTAGCTTAATTGTTATGTCGCTTGGAATTGTCTTACGTTCGTTACGGTCACTGGAGACACTCTTGGTGGGTACTGCTTTAATAGGAATAGCTATCGCATTCGGTAATGTGCTGTTACCCAGCCTGATAAAACGGGATTTTCCCGAAAGAGTCGGCCTAATGACAGGTATTTATTCGATTTTTATGAATATGTGGGCAGCTGTTGCCTCAGGAATTAGCATTCCACTTGCACAAAAATTAGGGTTTGGCTGGCGTGGTTCTCTTATATGTTGGTCAGTTCTTTCCATAGTTTCCCTGGTGGCCTGGCTGCCACAATTGCGTGTTTGCCAACGGCCGTCCACCTATCAGGGTGTGCAAACACCAAATAACAATCTGTGGCATTCACGTCTTGCCTGGCAAGTCTCTATTTTTATGGGACTGCAGTCCCTGACTTTTTATGTAATGATAGCGTGGCTTCCGGAAATCCTCCATCAACAAGGGATCAACCATTCATTAGCCGGAT from Desulfotomaculum nigrificans DSM 574 harbors:
- a CDS encoding MogA/MoaB family molybdenum cofactor biosynthesis protein, which encodes MYKIGIVTMSDKGSRGEREDASGATIREMVAGLGTVEQYRVIPDDPEIIKATLIEYADQHKLDLVLTTGGTGLGPRDNTPDATLAVVDRLVPGLAEAMRAESLKKTPKAMLSRAVSGTRGQTLIINLPGSVKGVRECLEVVLPVLPHGLEILTGRGGECGQP
- a CDS encoding CynX/NimT family MFS transporter, which encodes MNLETNLANSRSSSHSRAWLLILGIILLASTLRAPLTAVGPLIGFIRDDTGISNTFAGLLTTFPLLAFAFFSPLAPKLARRFGTEYTLFASLIVMSLGIVLRSLRSLETLLVGTALIGIAIAFGNVLLPSLIKRDFPERVGLMTGIYSIFMNMWAAVASGISIPLAQKLGFGWRGSLICWSVLSIVSLVAWLPQLRVCQRPSTYQGVQTPNNNLWHSRLAWQVSIFMGLQSLTFYVMIAWLPEILHQQGINHSLAGWMLSLMQFVSLPTTLIIPVLAGRCSNQRRLVGFGAVILLTGYIGLLSRNTLLAPLWIVLIGIAVGTNFSLALIFFVLRTQNANDAAELSGMAQSIGYFLAAVGPPLLGFVHDMTQSWTAPLCILVVIAILLFIFGLAAGSKGYVTSKNN
- the groES gene encoding co-chaperone GroES; translated protein: MIKPLGDRVVVKALPQEEKTKSGIVLPDTAKEKPQQGEVIAVGPGRLLENGQRATIDLKVGDKVFFSKYAGNEVKIDEEEYLILREMDILAVIE
- the groL gene encoding chaperonin GroEL (60 kDa chaperone family; promotes refolding of misfolded polypeptides especially under stressful conditions; forms two stacked rings of heptamers to form a barrel-shaped 14mer; ends can be capped by GroES; misfolded proteins enter the barrel where they are refolded when GroES binds); the encoded protein is MAAKEIIFSEDARKALERGVNALAEAVKVTLGPKGRNVVIDKKFGAPTITNDGVTIAREIELPDHFENMGAQLVKEVATKTNDVAGDGTTTATVLAQALVREGLKNVAAGANPMIIKRGIEKAVEKAVEEIKSMAKTIESKEAIAQVATISANDESIGNLIAEAMEKVGKDGVITVEESQGIGTTLEVVEGMNFDRGYISPYMITDTDKMEASLSDPYILITDKKISSVQDILPVLEKVVQTGNKPVLLICEDLEGEALATLVLNKLRGTLNVVAVKAPGFGDRRKAMLEDIAILTGGTVITEEVGLKLDKATLDMMGTARQVRVKKEETIIVGGAGEQSKIEARIAQIKKQIEETTSDFDREKLQERLAKLAGGVAVIQVGAATEVEMKEKKLRIDDALNATRAAVEEGIVPGGGTAYVDIIAALDSIKLEGDAKTGVEIVKKALEEPLRQIANNAGLEGSVVVEKVKATEKGIGFNAVTEQYVDMIAAGIVDPAKVTRSALQNAASIAAMILTTETLVSEKPEKEAAPNPMAGMGGMM